The Vibrio echinoideorum genome includes a region encoding these proteins:
- a CDS encoding 3-deoxy-D-manno-octulosonic acid kinase, with the protein MQTLRLDNQIIWFDQTVIDEKQVQFAFDADYWREKSCIVGSALGRGTTWFVQLDSSQAALRHYRRGGLFSKLIEDSYWFNGEENTRSFQELTLLNYLRESNVHVPRPIAARVVKSGFTYRADLLSEKVADARDLVAILKEKPLTKTMYQKIGNEIRKMHVAQVNHTDLNIHNILIDGADKVWIIDFDKCYQQQGDTWKQSNWSRLKRSFEKECLKNDIFWTSTEFSQMTNDKVNVDD; encoded by the coding sequence ATGCAAACACTTAGACTCGACAATCAGATAATTTGGTTTGATCAAACAGTGATTGATGAAAAGCAAGTGCAGTTTGCGTTTGATGCTGACTATTGGCGAGAGAAAAGTTGTATTGTTGGCAGTGCATTAGGGCGAGGAACAACTTGGTTTGTTCAATTAGATTCGTCACAAGCCGCATTACGCCACTACCGACGCGGTGGATTGTTTAGTAAACTAATTGAAGATAGTTATTGGTTTAATGGGGAAGAAAACACTAGAAGTTTCCAAGAGTTGACGCTTCTTAATTACCTTCGAGAGTCTAATGTCCACGTACCACGGCCAATTGCTGCACGTGTTGTAAAAAGCGGATTCACTTATAGAGCGGATTTGTTAAGTGAAAAAGTGGCAGATGCTCGAGATCTTGTTGCTATCCTTAAAGAGAAACCATTAACTAAAACTATGTATCAGAAAATCGGTAACGAGATTCGTAAAATGCATGTTGCACAAGTAAATCATACTGACTTGAATATCCATAATATTCTGATTGACGGTGCTGACAAGGTATGGATTATAGATTTTGATAAGTGCTATCAACAACAAGGCGATACTTGGAAGCAAAGTAACTGGTCAAGATTAAAAAGATCTTTTGAAAAAGAGTGTTTGAAAAACGACATTTTTTGGACCAGTACCGAGTTTAGTCAGATGACTAACGACAAGGTCAATGTAGATGATTAG